The Oncorhynchus nerka isolate Pitt River linkage group LG15, Oner_Uvic_2.0, whole genome shotgun sequence genome contains the following window.
tcctattgTTTGTGCATATGGTCTCTTTGCCTGTTGTCTCTCTAACCTCATAAAGAGCAAAGCCGATGGTTTGCAGGTCCAGTCCCTCTTTCCTCAGCGCACGGCGGTTCTTCTGCATCAGAGCGATGACCACGCTGCACTTATCATTATTATCGTCAGCATGCAGCAGGGTCAGCTTGAACTGAGGGTTGGTCCAAAATGTATCTGGGGGAAAACAGGTTTAAATGGTTGTATTgttgctgggctggaacaaaagcctacaTACACTATCTGGCATTCCAGAATCAGTGTTGGTCACTTCTGGCACAGTGGATTCATCATAAAGATACAATTGGAATTCTTTTTATCTGGGTCATCAAACTTGTATGAACCAAGCTGACTGTCACATTACAAAGCTCAGATAGAAATGTACAGTGTAGAACATACATATTCATCTCTCATGTAGAATAGGGAATCAAGTCAAGTCTATTTATTACATTTCGGTCTGCAACCTTGTCCTCTCACCTATGAAGTTCCTGCAGCCGCCTGCGGTGGAGCCACGGATCCAGTTGCCCTCGAACATGTTCACCTCCCACTTCCGCTTGGTTTCGTCCGTCAGAGAGTCCGGCGTCAGGTTGCAGATCTCTATCTTGTCGTAGTTGGCCTTGAAGTCCTCAAACTCCATCCTGAAATAAGCAACCATTTTGATTCAGAAAAGTATTGTATACACGAGTGGTCCCCAAGCCACTGGAAAACCTATTGCTGTTGAACATGCGGGAAACTTTGATGTAGTGCCAGATGTAAAACTATTACAATCGCTGTTGTTACTAACCAGAATTCACCATCATCCATGGAGTTCTGAAGAATGCGTTTCTTCTCAGAACTGTCGATCACATTCCACTCCCTGGACctgtaagagagagaacagatgacAGAATAACCACTCTCCTATAATGCATAGTGTATGCTGGTTTTTATTCCTACTCATCTCAGCAACACCTAATGGAAATTaactggactcactcatcactcCAGGCACCGTTCCATTCCACCTGTCCCCAAGGGTTCCTGATCCGGATCAGCTTGACCTTTTTCCCTCTGTAGTTAACCTCCTCAAGGCCTGTGATGGAGTAGGCGTGTCCCTTCACCAGTCCTGAAGCTGTCTGGGCCTCTGACTCAGCAGAGCTGGTGATCTGGAGAGAAGAAAAAACAGAAATTGTATCAGCCACAGAAGACCAGGACTATGTCTCTCAAACCTGGACCCATATTCACAAAGTGTCTCATAGTAGTAGGagtgcagatctaggatcaggttcatCCTGTCTATATTATCTTATTCATTGTAATCTAAAAAACAAAAGCTGATCCTATATCTGACCAGCACTCCTATTCTGAGAAGCTTTGGAAATACGGGACCTGGTGTCTAAGGACCACATGTATAATGGTCTTTCATTGAAACTGGTCTGGAGGCCCTTACGTCGATAGAGCAGCCCATCATTGAGCCTCTGTCGTAGGCCTTCTTCATGATGTTGAACAGGTCGGTTGGAGCACTTTTGGTCTCGTACGTCTCCCCCACGCCACCGGTGAAGTCCTCCATGGCCTCCAGGGTAGAGCCTCCCTTCAGGGACTCATAGCTCCCGTTCAACCTGACAGGACAAGGAATGGGATGGAATGGGTTAACTAGGGATAGAATTGCCGTCAAATAGCAGGCATCTGAAAATGAATCCAAGCTTTGCGGAGTGTCTGCATGCATTTGGTGAAAAATTGGTTACAATCATCCAATACTCATGTTTTACATGAACTACACACTATCAAGCAAACGTGACGATAAGTGACAATAGTTGTACAAAACACCTATTTGAGTTTGCATAAATGTTATACCTGTACTTTTCAAAGTTTACAAGTTACACATACTTGGCATAGGCCTTCTCCAGCAGTGCGCTCCAAAACTCGTTGTTGGAGGCAGAGTGGAGCAGCACCAGGCGGTTCCTCACAGCAGGCAGTCGGTCATCCACCACCACGTCCAGCCATCTGTTGTGCTGCCAGAActggaggagacagactatacttaagcaataaggcccgaggcgGTGAGGTAtaaggccaatataccacggctaagggctgtatccaggcacgaCGCAACGGAGagttcagggctcgaaccacccagtttataattacgGATGACTTTAACTAAAGAATTGTGTAATCACTGATGTCAATACAGTAAGTACTATGTACAGTGGGAGGAAAAaggatgtgaaccctttggaattacctggatttctgcagaTACTGGTCATAACATTTTATCTGATCTtcctctaagtcacaacaatagacaaacagcctgcttaaactaataacacacaaacaattcatTGTTCATGTccattgaacacaccgtgtaaatattcacagtgcaggttggaaaaaatatgtgaacccttggatttaataacaggttgaccctcctttggcagcaataacctcaaacaaatgttttctgtagttgcggatcagacaaCGGTCAGGGGGAATTTTGGGCCATTCCCCTtgacaaaactgtttcagttccacACTATTCTTGGGATGTCTAGTGTGAACCGCGCtcaaggtcatgccacagcatctcaaacgGGTTGAGGTCATGACTGACTGGGCCAcaccagaaggcgtattttcttttGTTCAAGCCAATCTggtgttgatttacttctgtcatttgggttgttgtcctgttgcatcacctaacttctgttgagctttaATTGGCAgacagccttacattctcctacaAAATATCTTGATAAAAAATGTCCTTTTTCtgttgatgatagcaagctgtccaggccctgatgcagccccaaaccatgatgctccctccaccatagtttacagttgggatgaggttttgatggtGTGCTgtgcttttttttctccacacatagtgttgtgtattccttccaaacaacacaactttactttcatctgtccacagaatattttgccagtagcgctgtggaacatccaggtgctcttttgcgaacttcagacgtgcagcaatgtttttttggacagcagtggctttttccatgatgtcctcccatgaacaccattcttgtttagtgttttacgtatcgtagactcgtcaacagagatgttagcatcttccagagatttctgtaagtctttagctgacactctaggattcttcttaacctcattgagcattctgtgctgtgctcttgcagtcatctttgcaggacggccactcctagggagagtagcaacagtgatgaaatttctccatttatagacaatttgtcttactgtgaACTGACTTTTAGAAATAcgtttgtaaccctttccagcttcatGCATGGCAACatttcttaatcttaggtcttctgagatctcttttgttcgtgGCATGTTTCACATCCGGAAACGCTTCTTGTGAATAGCCAACTCAAATTCTAAGAGTTTTTTAttgggcagggcagctctaatcAATATCTCCAATCTCGCCTCATTGATTCGACTCTAGGGTTAGTTGAcgcctgactccaattagcttctggagaagtcattagcctaggggttcacatactttttccaacctacactgtgaatgcttaaatgatgtattcaatatagacaagaaaaacacaataatttgtgtgttattagtataagcacactgtgtttgtctgttgttgtgacttagatgaagatcaggtcAAATTGTATGTCAAATTAATTCAGAAATCCAGATAATTCCAAATGGTTTACATAATTGTTACAGGGGCAAGAAAAAGTAACATTTAAGACTCTGTGAATATTAATTCTGTGAATAATGTAATATTGTCATATAGATAAAATGCAATGTTCTGTCAATAAAAGTTGATAGTGGGCGATTTTTTTGTGGGCGATTCTACCTGGAAGTGGAAGATGCCAGCGTAGCTGCGGTCAAAGCCCTGGTCGTTGGGCACCACTCTGGCCAGGGTCTCCTTATGGAGGGTCAGAGAGGCAATGGCTGCCAGGAGCCAGCAGTCCCCTGGGtgacacagacagtgacagacagagagagagatttagtgagtcaggacctacacactgaaagCCATGGACATAACCCCCCATCTTAGCTGTCATATGTGATGCTGGAGTCTAAGTTTTAAATTCAATGCCCGGGGGCCTTTTCAGGCCCGCAATCTGCTTTCTTGTGGTCCCCAGACAAATATCTCATTGTTATTTCTAGTGTTTGGATATGGATGTATGATATATGATTTGTATCATATAAGAAGCATTATGTATACAAACCTAGTGCTCCTTGACATATGTCTGTCCTGTCAGCCCCACCGACTATGAATTCGGGATTCTCGCAAAGTTCCTGTAAAAGAATAGGAGCAGGTGTAAGAGGCTTAGTGACAGTGGAGAAACAGGTTTAAACGGAGATGGGGTTAGGAGTGACTCTGCCGCCTCGGGTAGGTGTGTTCACATTCCTGGCGTCTTAATCAGTCCCCAGTCACTGGAACGCAGAAACACAGAGAGGCGGTACAGGTATTCATTCACAAGGGTCACCCGAGAGAAAAATGTGTAAGGATCATAAATAGGATCTTAGTTGGATCTTTCCCATTTTAGTATCTAATGTTACAGGGAGAGATGGTTTTCTTGGAGGTTTGAGGTATGCTAGTGTTAATGGTTGATCACAGATCTTATTCGTTACACACTGCTGTATCAACCTTGGCAAGGCACTCACTCTCATTGGCGGTGTGTGGTCAGCGGTATGTATTGAAATGCACAGTATGAAAGTTGTTGTGGATAAACAATGAGTGAAAACTGGCTAGCGTAAACTCCTAAGATTAGCTAACCTCTCCGAGCACATAACCACCACTCCCAGCAAAGTCAACAGAGAGAAAACATTCAATGCATGCTTCAAGGCTACATTCCAGAAGACTGTGCCCTACACGTGAGACAGGCATGTACAGCATCTCTAGCTTCATTTGTGTACATAGGACATTTTAAAGTTCCAAGTTTCAAGACATGAACACTGCAGAAAGGGAATTTGATATTAGCCAAATAAAAGTATCGGCTAATACATTCCTTCCTTACAGTACTGGTTTTAAAGGGATGGTTGGATAAAAGCTTGTCATCAACAGACAGAACTGGCCAGGTCATGAGGTTTGATATAATGTGAACAAGGTAAATATAAGGATTATAGTCTTCTATACTTTAACATTGTATAGTGTCTTGCCTTCAGATCAAATTAGCAATCTACCTACGACAGAGACCCCACCCAGGCCATTCCTTCTCAACGATCAACTACAAATATTCTAATTACACTGTAATTACCACTAATtactgtatttgtcacatttaGCGCCCTCGTAGTAGACCATTTGTACTATAGCTTACATACCCCAGGCCTCTTCCATTCAAAGTTGATGGGCACACTCTGGCTGTAGTAGAGGGATGAGTCGCAGGCAGGGAAGTCTGGGTCCTCAAACAGTTTCTTCTTCTGTAGACACTCCTGCCTCAGCTGCTCAAACGTCTTCCCATCCGCTTGGGTGCTGATCGACTTGGCGGGCATCTTGAGGGCTCAGACTAAAGGGGAAactagggagagatggagaaggacggtgtgtgtgtgtgggagagatgtCCCTTGTTTGTGAGCAGtgacagagactgggagagagagagagaggggcgttGGTGTTTTGCCAGTCCTGTTTCTTTGATGTGTATGTGGTTTGGACAGAGTGACAAGCTTGTCAAGCAGGTGGGTAGATAGGTACACACCCTCCAGACATAAACTGGTTTATCCACTCCCATGGCAACACACCTGACCTCGCCCACTTTCCCTGCCCAACTGGCTGTTACTGCTCGCTCTCTGATATGAGAGTTCACtatagaatgtgttctagaatGTCTGGTTTTAGGTAGTGACAGATTTTAAGTCACTGCTAACATGTTATGTATATTTGAAGTGGAACAGCACAAGATCAAGTTTTAGATCTTAAAGATCAGGATCAATTTGTGGAGAAATAGTTGATCCTATGACATTAAAAGGCCATTTACAGATAAAAGGCTGATATGAACAGAAAATGTATGTCAACTGACAAGATTATCCATTTGTTTTATCTTTACCATTATAGATATGAAACAATAAACACTCCCAAGTCAAAATCTTTCTCTTAAATTTTCACCTACAAAAGAAAAACACGCAACAGGGTGCCATCTCTCTTGGAAAAGAAAAACCAGGTACAGCCAGTCAGAGattacaaaaatatatttacacTTCTCAGCATATTACAAATAATGCCACTAACAGAATGGTAAGAAACAAAGTACAGCTGTCATTCTTTCCCTGTGACTACTCTCATATTGATCACAGTTCAGCATTTTATAGCATACCAACATTCTCAATTAGCGGTGATGATGTTTAACATGAGGACAAATTCTGGGGAGATGCAGATTTTAAACAACTCAAGTAATCGAATAGCCAGAGACCCATTTTTAAGATCAATGTGAATTTTGTGCGTGACCGAATAAAACAGGTGTTGACCAAGGCACTAGACCCAAAATGCAATCCTCATCCGTAATCATGCCAAGCTAACATTCTACTTTGATGTAAATTTATTGGAAACATTTGAGCCTGAAAAGTTGAGGTCTCACTAGTAGGACCCATCAGGTAGTTCTCAGTGAAATTGCCATAAATCAAAAGTCTTTCCCTACCCTCTTCCATGTAACTTCTCATTTTGGCATTGTGGATATAAGCATCAAAATAAAACCAAGTCATTTTTTGCAGTATGTTCAGATTAACAGCTCTTATTCTACTCAGAGATCTTGTCAAAAACAACCTTGAGTGGGCAATTTTAGCAAGTGACCTTTTGGCCTGAAATTAAGCCTCTCTGTGATTGGCTTAGGGAAGAAAACATGTATGTCTCCATGGTGACCATGTTTTTTTAGTTTTGAACAAAACTAAACAGACAGaccaaacaaaacaaaatggCTACTGTCCATGTTTCTCCTGCGCTGTTCCCGTCACCAGGAGCAAGTTACAGGCCATGAACTGGACGTTGAGCACATTGCTGGTGTTGCCTGTGTAGAGCCCCACCAGCTCGCTGGACGAGCCATCCGCGTGTGTTGTGCTGTGGGAG
Protein-coding sequences here:
- the LOC115142485 gene encoding calpain-9-like, yielding MPAKSISTQADGKTFEQLRQECLQKKKLFEDPDFPACDSSLYYSQSVPINFEWKRPGELCENPEFIVGGADRTDICQGALGDCWLLAAIASLTLHKETLARVVPNDQGFDRSYAGIFHFQFWQHNRWLDVVVDDRLPAVRNRLVLLHSASNNEFWSALLEKAYAKLNGSYESLKGGSTLEAMEDFTGGVGETYETKSAPTDLFNIMKKAYDRGSMMGCSIDITSSAESEAQTASGLVKGHAYSITGLEEVNYRGKKVKLIRIRNPWGQVEWNGAWSDESREWNVIDSSEKKRILQNSMDDGEFWMEFEDFKANYDKIEICNLTPDSLTDETKRKWEVNMFEGNWIRGSTAGGCRNFIDTFWTNPQFKLTLLHADDNNDKCSVVIALMQKNRRALRKEGLDLQTIGFALYEAPADEDHLGKDFFRYNGSKARSKTYINVREISERFTLPPGNYLLVPTTFQPHDEADFIIRIFSEKAAGTMEMGNTVDADLPDPPMPSLPEEETDEEKGLRRMFEKIAGSDQAISATELQQVLNGVLSRRREIKFDGLSLNTCHSIINLMDVDNSGQLEFQEFKVFWEKMKKWIMLFISYDTDRSGKMSSYELRIALKAAGMHLNTKLLQLLGLRFADENYDIDFDDYLTCIIRLENMFRVFQALDKGQTGQVNMNILQFLLLSMNV